In Erigeron canadensis isolate Cc75 chromosome 7, C_canadensis_v1, whole genome shotgun sequence, one DNA window encodes the following:
- the LOC122607012 gene encoding PLAT domain-containing protein 3-like, protein MGRSMINHLLITILIILISIATICQSDDDVDCVYTAYIRTGSIWKGGTDSKITLTLYDAAGYGIRINDIEAWGGLMGPDYDYFERKNLDIFSGRGPCLTGPPCEMNLTSDGTGSGHGWYCNYVEVTSTGVHIPCAQQNFEVEQWLATDTSPYELTAIRNNCDEYSSTNRRGRRHMILETNSPRLPRVTE, encoded by the exons ATGGGAAGATCTATGATCAATCATCTTCTCATCACCATATTGATCATCTTGATCTCCATAGCCACCATATGTCAATCG GATGATGATGTAGATTGTGTGTACACAGCCTACATACGAACCGGTTCAATTTGGAAAGGTGGAACAGACTCAAAAATCACCCTAACACTATACGATGCAGCCGGTTATGGCATACGAATCAATGACATAGAGGCATGGGGTGGTTTAATGGGCCCCGACTACgattattttgaaagaaaaaatctaGACATATTTAGTGGCCGAGGCCCGTGTTTGACCGGGCCACCGTGCGAAATGAACTTAACGTCGGATGGAACAGGTTCGGGCCACGGATGGTATTGTAACTATGTGGAAGTGACTAGCACAGGAGTCCATATACCTTGTGCAcaacaaaattttgaagttGAGCAATGGTTAGCCACGGATACATCACCATATGAACTTACAGCTATTAGAAACAATTGTGATGAGTATTCTTCAACCAACAGGAGAGGTCGTAGGCACATGATACTTGAGACCAATTCTCCAAGGTTGCCACGTGTGACGGAATGA
- the LOC122607546 gene encoding pentatricopeptide repeat-containing protein At1g80270, mitochondrial-like, with protein MLAFRKASARFRSEPLSSVTFRACYTKFDPASSSYTRNTGLKEPLPHISDRSWFIKTFSYQAHGTQIPCIRKHSFFSLSGTNSDVVENDDLKDDVKHVKHETQADFHESVSETSESESDISECENELDLSDIEEEAAGNNGEAKTASSVLFKVIVDSPLGSLGKALDKWVEEGHDLSKSEISHAMFELRRRRMYGKALQLLDWLESHRKLEFGEREYVSRVDLIAKVRGINKAESYVEKIPESFKGEIVYRTLLANCVLNTYTKKAEQIFNKMKDLNLPLTSFTCNQLLLLYKRTDKRKIADVLLLMEKENLKPSLFTYIVLIETKGQSNDLIGMEKILETMKSEGLEPDLRLQTVLAKQYVYGGMKEKAKAVLKEIEGNDLNKNRRACPSLLTIYALLESVDDVTRVWEVCQSNPRLYECMQAIDAFGKLKKVEEAEAVFDQMSKKWKKLSAKNYTSMLRVYANNKLLSKGKDIVRQMSDNGCRIGPLTWDALVKLYLESGEIEKADMVLNKASQQIQVKPMFVTYMMILDQYAKQGDVHNAEKIFHRMRKDGYVSRFRQYNSLLQAYINAKVPAYGFRERLKADNVFPSKLLVSQLAQVDAFKKTAVSDLLD; from the exons aTGTTAGCATTTCGAAAAGCATCCGCTCGTTTCAg GTCCGAACCTCTATCATCAGTAACTTTTCGTGCCTGCTATACAAAATTTGACCCAGCAAGCTCTAGTTACACCAGAAACACTGGTTTAAAAGAGCCTCTACCCCATATATCTGATAGATCCTGGTTCATAAAGACATTTTCGTACCAGGCTCATGGCACACAAATCCCTTGTATTCGGAAGCATAGCTTTTTCTCCTTGTCTGGAACGAACAGTGACGTAgttgaaaatgatgatttgaAGGATGATGTGAAGCATGTTAAGCATGAAACTCAAGCTGATTTTCATGAATCTGTTTCTGAGACTTCTGAATCTGAGTCTGATATATCTGAATGTGAAAATGAGCTAGATTTATCAGATATTGAGGAAGAGGCAGCGGGAAATAATGGTGAAGCAAAGACCGCCTCTTCAGTATTGTTTAAGGTTATTGTGGATTCACCATTAGGTTCTCTCGGTAAGGCTCTAGATAAGTGGGTTGAAGAAGGACATGACTTGTCTAAATCAGAAATATCACATGCAATGTTTGAACTTCGAAGGCGAAGGATGTATGGAAAAGCTCTGCAG CTCTTAGATTGGTTGGAATCACACAGAAAGTTAGAATTTGGGGAAAGGGAGTATGTGTCTCGTGTCGATTTAATTGCCAAAGTACGTGGAATAAATAAGGCAGAAAGCTATGTTGAGAAAATCCCGGAGTCATTTAAAGGTGAAATAGTCTATCGAACCCTCTTAGCTAATTGTGTTCTCAACACTTACACAAAAAAAGCTGAGCAAATCTTCAATAAAATGAAAGACCTCAATTTGCCCCTCACCTCCTTTACTTGTAACCAGTTACTCCTTTTGTACAAGCGAACTGACAAGAGAAAAATAGCTGATGTGTTATTATTaatggaaaaagaaaacttaaaacCGTCACTCTTCACTTACATAGTGTTAATAGAAACAAAAGGCCAGTCCAATGACCTTATTGGGATGGAGAAAATTCTTGAAACAATGAAGTCTGAGGGGTTAGAACCAGATTTAAGATTGCAGACAGTATTAGCTAAACAATATGTCTACGGAGGCATGAAAGAAAAAGCAAAAGCGGTTTTAAAGGAAATTGAAGGAAATGATTTGAATAAAAATCGAAGGGCATGCCCATCTTTACTTACCATTTATGCGTTACTTGAAAGTGTGGATGATGTTACAAGAGTTTGGGAGGTGTGTCAATCAAATCCTCGTTTATACGAGTGTATGCAGGCTATTGATGCCTTTGGGAAACTAAAGAAAGTTGAGGAAGCTGAGGCTGTGTTTGACCAAATGTCAAAGAAATGGAAGAAACTCTCGGCTAAGAATTACACTTCAATGCTAAGAGTGTATGCAAACAATAAATTGTTATCTAAGGGGAAAGATATCGTGAGGCAAATGAGTGACAATGGCTGTCGTATCGGGCCTTTGACGTGGGATGCTTTAGTCAAACTTTATTTAGAATCAGGAGAGATTGAAAAAGCGGATATGGTTTTGAACAAGGCTTCACAACAGATTCAAGTGAAGCCGATGTTTGTGACTTATATGATGATTTTAGACCAGTATGCCAAGCAAGGGGATGTACACAATGCTGagaaaatatttcataggatgagAAAGGATGGTTATGTTTCGAGGTTTAGGCAGTATAATTCTCTTTTGCAGGCATATATTAATGCTAAAGTTCCGGCATATGGCTTTAGAGAGAGGTTGAAGGCTGATAATGTGTTTCCAAGTAAATTGCTGGTGTCACAGCTTGCTCAGGTAGACGCGTTTAAGAAGACTGCAGTGTCTGATCTGCTTGATTAA
- the LOC122609182 gene encoding uncharacterized protein LOC122609182, translated as MLKVLSGEEAGGQARTVSIPRSAVKSRFCDWIAEYPFPDGQKVPPVVGTYDGTRDPEDHLALYDQAILTEKWVDPVACHLFPGTLQGHARDWFTGLPERSINDFQDLKEKFVAHFFQQKKHQRNHLEAHLIRQRENEPLREFILRFTQECQRIPGLPESQQISGFTLALHPGGLQEKLTTKVPKTFKEAIDRAYDYLRSRETSTLVRGMIRKDKSWAGPSGGKRPRFDIRRDGRREDYRRDIRRDDRPDDRRDKRPMQYGKSVHLVDLTKSPKEILKTERVGSTFKPPPPLISKEK; from the coding sequence atgttaaaagtatTATCCGGTGAAGAGGCAGGGGGACAAGCACGAACCGTGAGTATTCCAAGATCAGCTGTCAAATCAAGATTCTGTGATTGGATCGCAGAATATCCATTCCCAGATGGCCAAAAAGTTCCTCCAGTTGTAGGGACTTATGACGGCACTAGGGATCCAGAAGACCATTTGGCATTATATGACCAAGCGATACTCACAGAAAAATGGGTAGACCCGGTGGCTTGTCACTTATTCCCTGGAACATTGCAAGGGCATGCTAGAGACTGGTTTACTGGCCTACCTGAAAGAAGTATAAATGATTTTcaagatttgaaagaaaaatttgttGCTCATTTCtttcaacaaaagaaacatcaaCGTAATCACTTAGAAGCCCATTTAATAAGACAAAGGGAGAATGAGCCACTTAGAGAATTCATCTTAAGATTCACTCAAGAATGCCAAAGGATACCCGGTCTACCAGAGAGTCAACAAATCTCTGGCTTTACTCTTGCTTTGCATCCGGGAGGTCTCCAAGAAAAGTTGACTACAAAAGTCCCCAAGACTTTTAAAGAAGCCATCGATAGAGCCTATGATTATCTCCGTTCCAGAGAAACCTCCACGTTAGTAAGGGGGATGATTAGAAAAGATAAGTCATGGGCAGGACCCTCTGGAGGAAAAAGGCCTCGTTTTGATATTAGACGAGATGGTCGTAGGGAGGATTACAGAAGAGATATAAGAAGAGATGACCGTCCAGATGACAGAAGAGACAAGAGGCCCATGCAATATGGCAAAAGTGTCCATCTTGTGGACTTAACAAAGTCTCCAAAAGAGATTTTGAAAACTGAGAGGGTGGGCTCAACTTTCAAGCCCCCTCCTCCTCTcatatcaaaagaaaaatga
- the LOC122608277 gene encoding arginine/serine-rich coiled-coil protein 2 isoform X1, translating to MDSSDSPGAKASFHKPSNDSSGRKYRRRSPASGSSSDDDGAARERRSTPTHRKDDRRDIDRDHKRSHSSRDSGSNRNIDRRSYNDRRHEDYRKREKYADEDQKNSHRLSPRGGSGSHGGSYGDHSRREHEQNRLRDRSSRDKYKRDDFKDEKRSGHHHKDISWRDSKELDDSKYTRFEKGKSYDQEAKGIKDLPFKEPRELLDDKSISFTKKSKFSTDKDTECSKDANEVQSSSSKQGQESAGKVHSEQDFVKDSDIDAAKVAAMKAAELVNRNLIGTGIMSTDQKKKLLWGSKKSTPTKEVAHRWDTSMFSDRERQEKFNKLMSLRLVWPIVGCERGGEGGAETRNPRQQPCREAERATDGLGEAVYCWSSSKGWPYCRARPLRIFRRCDYWYLLYLFCASYMFCLHHAFELYYHLSIMNSMVSVYFDHLIAAEFLLFVMVSVNSLDNALIGFDRLVKWL from the exons ATGGATTCATCGGATAGTCCTGGAGCTAAAGCATCGTTTCATAAACCGTCAAATGATTCTTCGGGTAGAAAGTATCGCCGTCGGTCTCCAGCTAGCGGCTCTTCTTCTGATGACGatg GGGCTGCCCGTGAGCGTAGATCTACACCCACCCATAGGAAGGATGACAGGAGGGACATAGACAGGGATCACAAAAGAAGCCATTCCAGCAGGGACAGTGGCTCAAACAGAAACATTGATCGAAGATCTTATAATGATCGTAGGCATGAGGACTATAGAAAACGGGAAAAGTATGCAGATGAAGATCAGAAAAACTCTCATAGGTTATCCCCAAGGGGTGGCAGTGGTAGTCATGGTGGCAGCTATGGTGATCATTCTAGAAGAGAGCATGAACAAAACAGATTAAGAGATAGGTCAAGTAGGGATAAGTATAAAAGGGATGACTTCAAGGATGAAAAACGGTCTGGGCATCATCATAAAGACATTTCTTGGAGGGATTCAAAAGAGCTGGATGACTCCAAATACACAAGGTTTGAAAAGGGTAAGTCATATGATCAGGAGGCTAAGGGAATCAAGGACCTACCTTTTAAGGAACCCAGAGAGCTGCTTGATGATAAAAGTATTTCATTCACAAAGAAGTCGAAGTTTAGCACGGATAAAGATACAGAGTGCAGCAAGGATG CTAATGAAGTTCAGTCTTCAAGCTCGAAGCAAGGTCAAGAATCTGCTGGTAAAGTTCATAGCGAGCAAGATTTTGTGAAAGACTCTGACATAGATGCTGCAAAGGTCGCTGCAATGAAGGCTGCAGAGTTAG TGAATAGAAATCTGATTGGAACGGGTATCATGTCAACTGACCAAAAGAAGAAGCTGTTATGGGGGAGTAAGAAGAGCACCCCTACTAAAGAG GTTGCTCATCGTTGGGATACATCCATGTTTTCTGATCGTGAACGACAAGAGAAATTTAACAAACTCATG AGTCTGAGGTTGGTATGGCCAATTGTAGGGTGTGAAAGGGGAGGTGAAGGTGGAGCAGAAACCAGAAATCCAAGACAGCAGCCTTGCCGAGAAGCAGAAAGAGCTACAGATGGACTTGGAGAAGCAGTATACTGCTGGTCTTCGTCGAAGGGATGGCCGTACTGTCGGGCTAGGCCTTTGAGGATCTTTAGAAGGTGTGACTATTGGTATCTGTTGTACTTATTCTGTGCTAGCTACATGTTTTGTTTACACCATGCTTTTGAACTATATTACCATCTAAGTATTATGAACTCAATGGTAAGTGTGTACTTTGATCACCTGATTGCTGCCGAGTTTCTGTTATTTGTGATGGTTTCGGTCAACTCTTTAGATAATGCTTTAATCGGGTTTGACAGGCTAGTAAAATGGTTATAA
- the LOC122608277 gene encoding arginine/serine-rich coiled-coil protein 2 isoform X2, translated as MDSSDSPGAKASFHKPSNDSSGRKYRRRSPASGSSSDDDGAARERRSTPTHRKDDRRDIDRDHKRSHSSRDSGSNRNIDRRSYNDRRHEDYRKREKYADEDQKNSHRLSPRGGSGSHGGSYGDHSRREHEQNRLRDRSSRDKYKRDDFKDEKRSGHHHKDISWRDSKELDDSKYTRFEKGKSYDQEAKGIKDLPFKEPRELLDDKSISFTKKSKFSTDKDTECSKDANEVQSSSSKQGQESAGKVHSEQDFVKDSDIDAAKVAAMKAAELVNRNLIGTGIMSTDQKKKLLWGSKKSTPTKEVAHRWDTSMFSDRERQEKFNKLMGVKGEVKVEQKPEIQDSSLAEKQKELQMDLEKQYTAGLRRRDGRTVGLGL; from the exons ATGGATTCATCGGATAGTCCTGGAGCTAAAGCATCGTTTCATAAACCGTCAAATGATTCTTCGGGTAGAAAGTATCGCCGTCGGTCTCCAGCTAGCGGCTCTTCTTCTGATGACGatg GGGCTGCCCGTGAGCGTAGATCTACACCCACCCATAGGAAGGATGACAGGAGGGACATAGACAGGGATCACAAAAGAAGCCATTCCAGCAGGGACAGTGGCTCAAACAGAAACATTGATCGAAGATCTTATAATGATCGTAGGCATGAGGACTATAGAAAACGGGAAAAGTATGCAGATGAAGATCAGAAAAACTCTCATAGGTTATCCCCAAGGGGTGGCAGTGGTAGTCATGGTGGCAGCTATGGTGATCATTCTAGAAGAGAGCATGAACAAAACAGATTAAGAGATAGGTCAAGTAGGGATAAGTATAAAAGGGATGACTTCAAGGATGAAAAACGGTCTGGGCATCATCATAAAGACATTTCTTGGAGGGATTCAAAAGAGCTGGATGACTCCAAATACACAAGGTTTGAAAAGGGTAAGTCATATGATCAGGAGGCTAAGGGAATCAAGGACCTACCTTTTAAGGAACCCAGAGAGCTGCTTGATGATAAAAGTATTTCATTCACAAAGAAGTCGAAGTTTAGCACGGATAAAGATACAGAGTGCAGCAAGGATG CTAATGAAGTTCAGTCTTCAAGCTCGAAGCAAGGTCAAGAATCTGCTGGTAAAGTTCATAGCGAGCAAGATTTTGTGAAAGACTCTGACATAGATGCTGCAAAGGTCGCTGCAATGAAGGCTGCAGAGTTAG TGAATAGAAATCTGATTGGAACGGGTATCATGTCAACTGACCAAAAGAAGAAGCTGTTATGGGGGAGTAAGAAGAGCACCCCTACTAAAGAG GTTGCTCATCGTTGGGATACATCCATGTTTTCTGATCGTGAACGACAAGAGAAATTTAACAAACTCATG GGTGTGAAAGGGGAGGTGAAGGTGGAGCAGAAACCAGAAATCCAAGACAGCAGCCTTGCCGAGAAGCAGAAAGAGCTACAGATGGACTTGGAGAAGCAGTATACTGCTGGTCTTCGTCGAAGGGATGGCCGTACTGTCGGGCTAGGCCTTTGA